The proteins below come from a single Faecalibaculum rodentium genomic window:
- a CDS encoding DUF6431 domain-containing protein — protein MLQRIYDLLFQAFCSSEKLFVCPFCGHDLHCHGSVPRTIKLPCDTFTISIRRVRCPHCRHVHRVLPDIFIPYYLFSTEDASMALKKSAAGEPLRLADFSPDTESSSLYRFVLDFRRRFPEFPSSGFRSFFSLVPKFIQRLQYETNGNSDTSVSNGAQWGKTMVFPTFLSSEPVPPSAILSSR, from the coding sequence ATGCTGCAGAGGATCTATGACCTGCTTTTCCAGGCCTTCTGCTCCAGTGAAAAGCTCTTCGTCTGCCCTTTTTGCGGTCATGATCTTCACTGTCATGGTAGTGTCCCCCGCACCATTAAGCTGCCTTGTGATACTTTCACCATCTCAATAAGACGCGTCCGTTGCCCACACTGCCGCCACGTCCACCGGGTCCTTCCCGACATTTTCATACCCTATTATCTGTTTTCCACCGAAGATGCCTCCATGGCCCTGAAAAAGTCTGCTGCAGGGGAGCCGCTGCGCCTGGCGGATTTCTCTCCAGATACTGAATCCTCATCCCTGTACCGATTCGTACTGGATTTTCGTCGTCGGTTCCCGGAATTCCCATCATCCGGTTTCAGGAGCTTCTTTTCTCTTGTTCCAAAGTTCATTCAGCGATTGCAGTACGAAACCAATGGCAATTCTGATACATCTGTATCCAATGGAGCCCAGTGGGGAAAGACCATGGTCTTTCCAACCTTCCTCTCATCGGAACCTGTTCCGCCTTCCGCCATACTGTCATCGAGGTGA
- a CDS encoding extracellular solute-binding protein has protein sequence MKSPEQNRAAANRNGGRTRIPANILMALTLLFFYLPIVFMVVFSFNSSKSLTSFTGFSLRWYETMLKSHGMMESLYVTIIVALVATAISTMVGTITAIGMSYSRKLVRQYITQVNDLPMMNPEIVTAIGLMLLFITFNVERGFVTLLLAHIAFCIPYVMLSVTPRLRQLDPNLADAAMDLGATPWQTLTKVIVPQIWPAIVSGALVAFTMSFDDFIISYFTTGQGVKNLSIMVYTMSKRVNPSINAISTLVVLFITLGVVLMNVVPWLREKLHRNNPASLEGEFRKHPRKWPWTLLAAAVVIAAVFGLRGGLVSDKPFAGQTLHIYLPGEYVGENYISGFEELTGATVVADNFDSNEQMYIKVANGDSYDVLIPSDYMIERLIQEDRLQKLDKTKLETAMSLLVDETLNLNYDPGNEYSVPYFWGTVGIVYDKTKVSEQDLEKEGFNIFLDPKYKGQIYLYDSERDSFMMALKALGYSMNTKDENQINEAYNWLLECVRTMDPEIVTDEIIDNMAQSRKALGLIYSGDAAYVMSENENMGYYLPKEGSNLWCDAMVIPKNARNVELATAFIEYTCQYEAAYDNSSYVGYTSPNQEVMDELAESDFAGINAYIPRTGYGKDEVFEFDENVRKIIADQFARVKIAASNAG, from the coding sequence ATGAAATCCCCCGAACAGAACAGAGCTGCGGCGAACAGAAACGGTGGACGCACCCGGATCCCCGCCAATATCCTGATGGCGCTCACCCTGCTGTTTTTCTATCTGCCCATTGTGTTCATGGTGGTGTTCTCCTTCAACAGCTCCAAGTCGCTGACCAGCTTCACGGGTTTCTCCCTGCGCTGGTACGAGACCATGCTCAAGAGCCACGGCATGATGGAGTCCCTGTATGTGACCATCATTGTCGCCCTCGTGGCCACTGCGATTTCCACGATGGTGGGCACGATCACCGCCATTGGCATGTCCTATTCCCGGAAACTCGTCCGGCAGTACATCACCCAGGTCAATGACCTGCCCATGATGAACCCCGAAATCGTGACCGCCATTGGCCTCATGCTGCTGTTCATCACCTTCAACGTGGAACGCGGCTTCGTGACCCTGTTGCTGGCGCACATTGCCTTCTGCATTCCCTATGTGATGCTGTCCGTGACCCCCCGCCTGCGCCAGCTGGATCCCAACCTGGCGGATGCAGCCATGGACCTTGGTGCCACGCCCTGGCAGACCCTGACGAAAGTCATCGTCCCCCAGATCTGGCCGGCAATCGTATCCGGTGCACTGGTGGCCTTCACGATGAGCTTCGATGATTTCATCATTTCCTACTTCACCACCGGCCAGGGTGTCAAAAACCTGTCCATCATGGTTTACACCATGAGCAAGCGCGTGAATCCTTCCATCAACGCCATCTCCACCCTGGTGGTGCTGTTCATCACCCTGGGTGTGGTGCTGATGAATGTCGTACCCTGGCTCCGGGAAAAACTCCACAGAAACAACCCCGCATCCCTGGAAGGCGAGTTCCGGAAACATCCGCGGAAATGGCCCTGGACCCTGCTGGCTGCAGCGGTGGTCATTGCTGCAGTGTTCGGACTGCGCGGCGGACTCGTGAGCGACAAGCCCTTTGCCGGCCAGACTCTGCACATTTATCTCCCGGGTGAATATGTCGGGGAGAACTACATCAGCGGTTTCGAGGAGCTGACCGGAGCCACGGTCGTGGCGGACAACTTCGACTCCAATGAACAGATGTACATCAAAGTTGCCAACGGCGATTCCTATGATGTGCTGATTCCGTCGGATTACATGATCGAACGCCTGATCCAGGAAGACCGCCTGCAGAAACTCGACAAAACAAAGCTGGAAACCGCGATGTCCCTGCTGGTGGATGAGACCCTGAACCTCAACTATGATCCGGGGAATGAATACAGCGTGCCGTATTTCTGGGGTACAGTGGGCATTGTGTACGACAAGACAAAGGTCAGCGAACAGGACCTGGAGAAAGAAGGATTCAACATCTTCCTGGACCCGAAGTACAAAGGCCAGATCTATCTCTATGATTCCGAACGCGACAGCTTCATGATGGCGCTCAAAGCCCTCGGCTATTCGATGAATACGAAGGACGAAAACCAGATCAATGAAGCCTACAACTGGCTGCTGGAGTGTGTCCGGACCATGGATCCGGAAATCGTGACGGATGAAATCATTGACAACATGGCACAGAGCCGCAAGGCGCTGGGTCTGATCTACTCCGGCGATGCGGCGTATGTCATGTCGGAAAACGAAAACATGGGCTACTACCTCCCGAAGGAAGGCAGCAACCTGTGGTGTGACGCGATGGTGATTCCGAAGAACGCCAGGAACGTGGAACTGGCCACGGCGTTCATCGAATACACATGCCAGTATGAAGCGGCGTACGACAACTCCAGTTATGTGGGGTATACCTCACCGAACCAGGAGGTCATGGATGAACTCGCCGAATCGGACTTCGCGGGAATCAATGCCTATATCCCGAGAACCGGATACGGGAAAGACGAAGTGTTCGAATTCGACGAGAATGTCCGGAAAATCATTGCGGATCAGTTTGCACGGGTGAAAATTGCGGCTTCCAACGCCGGATGA
- a CDS encoding DeoR/GlpR family DNA-binding transcription regulator, which produces MLADKRYERIVEITEEQGFVKTRELADMLRVSETTIRRDVEELDVRHRLIRVHGGAKSLTKANLTTSQDEKLMRERVTVHAGEKEMIARRAADMVQDGDCIFLDGGTTILPLVPLLKDKHITIVTHSSLVVEEFQEGNARLFVLPGDYDVYYSMFTGPVTTHVLSRFHFNSCFIGCLGVNPREGTVLASETMTPAVKRKAMEQSSRAVLMADSSKMDIRAFYTMADLAEFDFVITDPGVREYLSDDEIPENFILSDSMK; this is translated from the coding sequence ATGCTTGCAGACAAACGGTATGAACGAATCGTGGAGATCACGGAAGAACAGGGGTTTGTGAAAACCCGGGAACTGGCGGACATGCTCCGGGTATCGGAAACCACGATCCGCCGGGACGTGGAGGAACTGGATGTCCGTCACCGGCTGATTCGCGTTCATGGAGGAGCCAAGAGCCTGACGAAGGCAAACCTGACCACAAGCCAGGATGAGAAACTCATGCGGGAGCGCGTCACAGTGCATGCGGGAGAAAAAGAAATGATTGCCCGTCGGGCTGCGGATATGGTCCAGGATGGCGACTGCATTTTCCTCGACGGCGGCACCACGATCCTGCCCCTGGTCCCTCTTCTGAAGGACAAACACATTACCATCGTGACGCATTCTTCCCTCGTGGTGGAAGAATTTCAGGAAGGAAACGCCCGGCTGTTCGTGCTCCCGGGTGACTACGATGTGTATTACAGCATGTTCACCGGACCGGTGACGACCCACGTCCTGTCCAGGTTTCATTTCAACAGCTGCTTTATCGGCTGCCTGGGGGTGAATCCCAGGGAAGGCACTGTGCTGGCCTCCGAAACCATGACCCCTGCCGTGAAGCGCAAAGCCATGGAGCAGTCCAGCCGTGCGGTTCTGATGGCAGACAGCTCGAAAATGGACATCCGCGCTTTCTACACCATGGCAGATCTCGCGGAGTTTGATTTCGTGATCACAGACCCGGGGGTTCGGGAATACCTCAGCGATGATGAGATTCCGGAAAACTTTATTCTCAGCGATTCCATGAAATAA
- a CDS encoding IS3 family transposase has protein sequence MKQVEYELVAEDHKAGIQFSVSRVLHKLGLSRSGYYDYLKRKPSHQEKRRHDVKKAILQIYEDSHENYGAPKIAKILNSGGISITERTVGVYMRQMGIRAQWVKPHTQTTIRSDFSGNLKNLLDRNFSPAHPNCVWCTDITYIHTKLDGFVYLACIMDLYSRRIISWKLTKTLDTGPILKSIEEARKRRPSQEPIMIHTDRGIHYTCDLYRKLTRGMIRSYSAKGVPYDNACIESFHSLIKREWLSRFDIQNYRHAYRLVSQYIDDWYNPERIHSHCGYMSPAEYEVMFQRTSTD, from the coding sequence CTGAAGCAGGTCGAATACGAACTTGTTGCCGAGGATCATAAAGCTGGAATCCAATTCTCGGTATCCAGGGTGCTTCATAAACTTGGTCTTTCAAGATCTGGCTATTACGACTATTTAAAGCGGAAACCCAGCCACCAGGAAAAGCGCAGGCATGATGTGAAAAAGGCCATCCTTCAGATTTATGAAGACAGCCACGAAAACTACGGAGCGCCAAAAATCGCTAAAATCCTGAACTCAGGAGGGATCTCCATTACAGAAAGGACCGTTGGTGTTTATATGCGTCAAATGGGGATCCGAGCACAGTGGGTCAAGCCTCATACACAAACCACAATACGAAGTGATTTCAGTGGAAATCTGAAGAATCTTCTGGATAGAAACTTCTCTCCGGCTCACCCAAACTGCGTATGGTGCACAGATATCACCTATATCCACACAAAGCTGGACGGATTCGTTTACCTTGCCTGCATCATGGATCTGTATTCCAGAAGGATCATTTCCTGGAAGCTTACAAAAACGCTGGACACAGGTCCAATTCTGAAATCGATCGAAGAAGCCAGAAAACGCCGGCCGTCCCAGGAACCGATAATGATTCATACGGACCGAGGAATCCACTATACCTGTGATCTGTACAGAAAACTGACCAGAGGAATGATTCGCAGTTATTCAGCAAAAGGAGTTCCGTATGACAACGCCTGTATTGAATCATTCCACTCCCTGATCAAGAGGGAATGGCTGAGCAGGTTCGATATACAGAACTACAGGCATGCATACCGACTGGTGAGTCAGTATATAGATGACTGGTACAACCCTGAACGGATACACAGCCACTGTGGATATATGTCCCCAGCAGAATATGAAGTAATGTTCCAAAGGACCAGCACTGACTGA
- a CDS encoding transposase, giving the protein MMAVKVKNSLENTALELFGLDASRVQNISTSPGIGQMLVEVTLVPAFPECPRCGGHNIVVFNYTPRVINHDVLTDRKCTLIYNARRYKCKDCHRTYGEDNPFAMKRQRISILTGKAIIEDLRSPNETFASVGERHHVSATTVMKIFDMCVSYPVPVKLCRVMQIDETYSFKSDDSKYVCMLLDYDAQSPVDVLPSRKKEYLAAYFRKFPRSERDRVEYISSDMYRPYREIAATFFPKAIFAVDRFHVVQEYTKSLNRVRIRVMKGTRKGSPEYYLLKHQSELLGIRPDA; this is encoded by the coding sequence ATGATGGCTGTAAAAGTCAAAAATTCCCTGGAAAATACAGCTCTTGAACTGTTCGGTCTTGATGCTTCCAGGGTCCAGAACATATCGACCTCCCCTGGCATCGGTCAGATGCTTGTGGAGGTCACTTTGGTTCCTGCGTTTCCTGAATGCCCCCGATGCGGTGGTCATAACATCGTCGTTTTCAACTACACTCCCCGTGTGATAAACCATGATGTCCTTACAGACCGCAAATGCACTCTCATCTACAACGCCAGGCGTTACAAATGCAAAGACTGCCACCGCACCTATGGAGAAGACAATCCCTTCGCCATGAAAAGACAGCGGATCTCCATATTGACAGGAAAAGCAATCATCGAAGATCTCAGGTCTCCAAATGAAACTTTTGCTTCTGTAGGAGAGCGTCATCACGTTTCAGCTACGACAGTGATGAAGATATTCGACATGTGTGTAAGTTACCCTGTGCCGGTGAAACTATGCAGGGTGATGCAGATCGACGAAACATATTCCTTCAAATCTGATGATTCAAAGTATGTATGCATGCTCCTGGACTACGATGCCCAGTCCCCGGTGGATGTGCTCCCTTCCAGGAAAAAGGAGTATCTGGCAGCTTATTTCCGAAAGTTTCCCAGAAGCGAGAGAGACAGAGTGGAGTACATCTCGTCCGATATGTACAGGCCCTACAGGGAGATAGCTGCGACTTTCTTTCCCAAAGCGATATTCGCCGTGGACAGGTTCCATGTGGTCCAGGAATATACGAAGAGCCTGAACAGAGTGAGGATCCGTGTGATGAAAGGAACTCGAAAAGGGTCTCCGGAATACTATCTGCTCAAGCATCAGAGTGAACTTCTGGGGATCAGGCCTGATGCCTGA
- a CDS encoding DUF368 domain-containing protein, with translation MLKRILQGVVVGIANIIPGVSGGTMLVSMGLYDRLIESITHLFRDWKKSVRFLLPIFIGAGLALVLLAKLFEYLLGTWPVPTNLGFCGLIAGSLPFILNKVRHKGFNTSMAVCFLLFFALVVGMALLGENSGAQASVAITPMNVILLFLVGIIAAATMVIPGVSGSMMLMLLGYYEPILHLINQFVSGLIHFDMGKLLPACGALIPCGLGIVVGIFAVAKLIEWVMDRWPAQTYWAIIGLIVASPVAILLNTDWAGFSWMQLLIGVVTFGLGWFTASKLGGD, from the coding sequence ATGCTGAAACGAATCCTCCAGGGCGTGGTGGTGGGCATCGCCAACATCATTCCAGGTGTATCCGGCGGAACCATGCTGGTGTCCATGGGGCTGTATGACCGGCTCATCGAATCCATCACCCACCTGTTCCGGGACTGGAAAAAATCTGTCCGGTTCCTGCTGCCGATCTTCATCGGGGCCGGACTGGCGCTGGTGCTGCTGGCAAAGCTCTTCGAATACCTCCTGGGCACGTGGCCGGTCCCGACCAACCTCGGGTTCTGCGGCCTGATTGCCGGGAGCCTGCCGTTCATCCTGAACAAAGTCCGTCACAAGGGCTTCAACACGAGCATGGCGGTCTGCTTCCTGCTCTTCTTCGCCCTGGTGGTCGGCATGGCGCTCCTGGGCGAAAACAGCGGAGCCCAGGCCAGTGTGGCCATCACGCCAATGAACGTGATCCTGCTGTTTCTGGTGGGAATCATTGCCGCGGCGACGATGGTGATCCCCGGGGTCTCGGGCAGCATGATGCTCATGCTCCTGGGCTACTATGAGCCGATCCTGCACCTGATCAATCAGTTTGTGTCCGGTCTCATCCACTTCGACATGGGAAAACTCCTGCCGGCGTGCGGCGCCCTCATTCCCTGCGGCCTGGGAATCGTGGTGGGGATCTTCGCGGTGGCGAAGCTCATCGAATGGGTGATGGACCGCTGGCCGGCTCAGACGTACTGGGCGATCATTGGCCTGATCGTGGCCAGTCCCGTGGCGATCCTGCTGAACACCGACTGGGCCGGCTTCAGCTGGATGCAGCTGCTCATCGGTGTGGTCACCTTCGGCCTGGGCTGGTTTACCGCCAGCAAGCTCGGCGGAGACTAG
- a CDS encoding ABC transporter permease gives MKRFRQLVVPYLVWSFVMLLLPMLLIAFYSFIQAGNSIVHFQLTLSNYTRFFTDKDFLIILWRSLAIALKTTVICLILGYPIAYVISRSPEKVQSRLILAITLPMWINMLVRTYAWIGLLSAGGPVEWILDLLHIPHGDLLYTETAVLIGMVYNFLPFMILQIQTSLAKMDRSLLEAASDLGANGWQAFLKVTLPLSLPGVVSGITLVFLPAVSAFFIPKLLGGGQYFLIGNVIENQFITVGEWNFGSAISMIMAVIMMLLMMLVRRLDARGGKR, from the coding sequence ATGAAACGGTTCCGTCAGCTCGTCGTGCCGTACCTGGTGTGGAGCTTCGTCATGCTGCTTCTGCCGATGCTGCTCATCGCCTTTTATTCCTTCATCCAGGCGGGCAACTCCATCGTGCATTTCCAGCTCACCCTCTCCAACTACACGCGGTTTTTCACCGACAAAGACTTCCTCATCATCCTCTGGCGGTCCCTGGCCATTGCCCTGAAGACCACCGTGATCTGCCTGATCCTGGGATATCCCATTGCCTATGTGATTTCCCGCAGTCCGGAAAAAGTGCAGTCCCGTCTGATCCTGGCCATCACATTGCCGATGTGGATCAACATGCTGGTCCGCACCTACGCCTGGATCGGTCTGCTGTCGGCCGGCGGTCCAGTGGAATGGATCCTGGATCTGCTGCACATTCCTCACGGTGATCTGCTCTACACGGAAACCGCCGTGCTCATTGGCATGGTCTACAACTTTCTGCCCTTCATGATCCTGCAGATCCAGACCTCCCTGGCGAAAATGGACCGCAGCCTGCTGGAAGCCGCGAGCGATCTCGGTGCCAATGGCTGGCAGGCATTCCTGAAAGTCACCCTGCCGCTGTCCCTGCCGGGTGTTGTCTCGGGCATCACCCTGGTGTTTCTGCCGGCAGTCTCGGCGTTCTTCATCCCCAAGCTGCTCGGCGGCGGGCAGTACTTCCTGATTGGCAACGTCATTGAGAACCAGTTCATCACCGTCGGTGAATGGAACTTCGGTTCGGCGATCTCCATGATCATGGCCGTGATCATGATGCTGCTCATGATGCTCGTGCGCAGGCTTGATGCCAGAGGAGGAAAGCGATGA
- a CDS encoding FAD-binding oxidoreductase has product MSESSYKRLDHGDIEAIRAIIGDDTRLLYGVDLPEDYSHDELGGVASYPDIVVRVKTAQEVSRVMKYAWDNNIPVTPRGAGTGLVGSSVAMEHGIMLDTTLMDSILELDEENLTLTVEPGVLLMDLAAFVEDHGFFYPPDPGEKSATIGGNISTNAGGMRAVKYGVTRDFVRGLEVVLPDGRIVEFGGKVVKNSSGYDLKDLMIGSEGTLGVITKAILKLLPKPEKTLSLLVPFGTLQQAIDTVPVIVKSRHIPTAIEFMERQVIVDAEEYLGKPFPDKSADAYLLLKFDGSSQEEVDAAYEAVADLCLEQGALDVLISDTEEREESIWKARGAFLEAIKGSTTLMDEVDMVVPRNCVNDMVAYFDEVQAAAGLRIKSFGHAGDGNLHAYLLKDDLSDEEWKRRLDVAMELVYKKARELHGQVSGEHGIGFAKKPYLKEALPEADLELMNGIKAVFDPKNLLNPHKIAQA; this is encoded by the coding sequence ATGTCTGAGAGCAGCTACAAGCGACTGGATCACGGGGATATCGAGGCGATCCGCGCAATCATTGGCGATGACACCCGGCTGCTGTACGGGGTGGACCTGCCGGAGGACTACAGCCACGACGAACTGGGCGGTGTGGCTTCGTATCCCGATATCGTGGTGCGGGTGAAGACCGCACAGGAAGTCTCGAGGGTCATGAAGTATGCCTGGGACAACAACATTCCGGTGACGCCGCGCGGTGCCGGAACCGGGCTGGTGGGGTCTTCTGTGGCGATGGAACACGGCATCATGCTGGATACCACGCTGATGGACTCCATCCTGGAGCTGGATGAGGAAAACCTGACACTGACCGTGGAGCCCGGGGTCCTGCTGATGGACCTGGCGGCGTTTGTGGAGGATCACGGATTCTTCTATCCTCCCGATCCTGGCGAAAAATCTGCGACAATCGGCGGGAACATTTCCACGAACGCCGGCGGCATGCGCGCGGTGAAGTACGGCGTGACGCGGGACTTTGTCCGGGGGCTGGAGGTTGTGCTGCCGGATGGCCGGATCGTGGAGTTCGGGGGCAAGGTCGTGAAGAACTCCTCGGGGTATGACCTGAAGGATCTCATGATCGGGTCGGAAGGCACGCTGGGTGTGATCACGAAGGCGATCCTGAAGCTGCTGCCGAAGCCGGAGAAGACACTGTCGCTGCTGGTGCCGTTTGGGACCCTGCAGCAGGCAATCGATACCGTGCCGGTGATCGTGAAGTCCCGTCACATCCCGACGGCGATCGAGTTCATGGAACGGCAGGTCATCGTGGATGCCGAGGAGTATCTCGGGAAGCCGTTCCCGGACAAGAGCGCCGATGCCTATCTGCTGCTGAAGTTTGACGGCAGCAGTCAGGAGGAAGTGGATGCGGCGTATGAAGCCGTGGCGGATCTCTGTCTGGAGCAGGGGGCGCTGGATGTGCTGATTTCCGATACGGAGGAGCGCGAGGAATCCATCTGGAAGGCAAGAGGCGCGTTCCTGGAGGCCATCAAGGGGTCCACGACGCTGATGGATGAAGTGGACATGGTGGTGCCGCGGAACTGTGTAAATGACATGGTCGCATATTTCGATGAAGTCCAGGCTGCGGCAGGTCTGCGGATCAAGAGCTTCGGCCATGCGGGGGACGGGAACCTGCATGCCTATCTGCTGAAGGACGATTTGTCGGATGAGGAATGGAAGCGCCGGCTCGATGTGGCGATGGAACTTGTGTACAAGAAGGCGCGGGAACTCCATGGACAGGTGTCGGGAGAGCACGGGATCGGGTTTGCGAAGAAGCCGTATCTGAAGGAAGCGCTGCCGGAGGCCGATCTGGAGCTGATGAACGGCATCAAGGCAGTGTTCGATCCGAAGAACCTGCTCAATCCCCACAAGATCGCACAGGCATAA
- a CDS encoding helix-turn-helix domain-containing protein, which yields MEIGNRLRQRRQAMGLTLEELASRSELTKGFLSQVERDLTSPSISTLEDILEALGTSLPEFFSRQQEQTQIVFTAPDWFTDEQEGYTIDWVIPNAQKNDMEPIRLTLKPGGMYEMAAHEGQEFGYVLQGCARLDLDDSQLELTRGSAFYLDGAARHALTNPGGSKAVILWVTTPPAF from the coding sequence ATGGAAATCGGAAACCGTCTGCGGCAGCGAAGACAGGCCATGGGACTGACCCTGGAAGAGCTTGCCAGCCGCAGCGAACTCACCAAGGGATTCCTGTCCCAGGTGGAGCGGGACCTCACCTCCCCGAGCATTTCCACCCTCGAGGACATCCTGGAAGCCCTGGGAACCAGCCTGCCGGAGTTTTTCTCCCGGCAGCAGGAACAGACACAGATCGTGTTCACCGCACCGGACTGGTTCACCGATGAGCAGGAAGGCTACACCATCGACTGGGTGATCCCCAATGCCCAGAAAAACGACATGGAGCCCATCCGGCTGACCCTGAAACCCGGCGGGATGTATGAAATGGCAGCCCACGAAGGGCAGGAATTCGGCTATGTCCTGCAGGGATGCGCCCGGCTGGACCTGGATGACAGTCAGCTCGAGCTGACACGCGGCAGTGCCTTTTATCTGGATGGCGCCGCCCGTCATGCCCTGACAAACCCCGGGGGATCCAAAGCCGTGATCCTGTGGGTCACCACCCCACCGGCGTTCTAG
- a CDS encoding ABC transporter ATP-binding protein — translation MENDKNKLIQFRHIVKNFDDQQVLKGIDLDIYENEFVTLLGPSGCGKTTLLRILGGFIDPDDGEVIFDGKDIAKLPPYKRELNTVFQKYALFPHLNVYENIAFGLRLQKMSEDVIEQKVKKMLKLIGLEGYENKDVTLMSGGQQQRVAIARALVNEPSVLLLDEPLGALDLKLRKEMQYELKRIQQEVGITFIFVTHDQEEALTMSDKIVVMKEGEIMQVGTPTDIYNEPANAYVANFVGESNLIPGRMIEDRLVRFNDTDFDCVDAGFRPNEPVDVVIRPEDIDIVTPEAGKLQGTVESVLFKGVHYEVMVETVPGTHITVNMHVNRNEANEKQEGDLRISANNFYLDLEDMKDWDDSDLIARADAQAWNAATDELLPIERVQTDLKNELGEYSVTFHTVDGLSITRKIWVIDQKVVENKKVNEAVSAFNFFKTPDEIQESIALDTDLKTWANAQAWKLDDENESVGLSVEYDFDPENIREGIYPVTFWTTGREFKIHTTDFVKEGKKVGLTFEPEDIHVMEKMGFSE, via the coding sequence ATGGAAAACGACAAGAACAAGCTGATTCAGTTCCGGCACATCGTCAAGAACTTCGACGACCAGCAGGTGCTGAAGGGAATTGACCTGGATATATATGAAAACGAGTTCGTCACCCTGCTGGGGCCCTCCGGCTGCGGAAAGACGACCCTGCTCCGGATCCTGGGCGGATTCATTGACCCGGATGACGGAGAGGTGATCTTCGATGGCAAGGACATCGCCAAACTGCCCCCATACAAGCGGGAACTGAACACAGTGTTCCAGAAATATGCCCTGTTTCCCCACCTGAATGTGTATGAAAACATCGCCTTCGGCCTGCGCCTGCAGAAAATGAGTGAAGACGTCATTGAGCAGAAGGTGAAGAAGATGCTCAAGCTCATCGGGCTCGAGGGCTATGAAAACAAGGACGTTACCCTGATGTCCGGCGGCCAGCAGCAGCGTGTGGCGATTGCCCGGGCCCTGGTCAACGAGCCTTCGGTCCTGCTTCTGGATGAACCCCTGGGCGCCCTGGACCTGAAACTGCGCAAGGAAATGCAGTATGAGCTCAAGCGCATCCAGCAGGAAGTGGGCATCACGTTCATTTTCGTCACCCATGACCAGGAAGAAGCCCTGACGATGTCGGACAAGATCGTGGTCATGAAGGAAGGCGAGATCATGCAGGTGGGCACGCCAACGGACATCTACAACGAACCGGCCAACGCCTATGTCGCCAACTTCGTCGGCGAAAGCAACCTGATCCCCGGCCGCATGATCGAGGACCGGCTGGTGCGCTTCAACGACACGGACTTTGACTGCGTCGACGCCGGGTTCCGCCCCAATGAACCGGTGGATGTGGTGATCCGCCCGGAGGACATTGACATCGTGACGCCGGAGGCCGGCAAGCTCCAGGGAACCGTGGAGTCCGTCCTCTTCAAAGGCGTCCACTATGAAGTCATGGTGGAGACCGTGCCCGGTACGCACATCACCGTGAACATGCACGTGAACCGCAATGAAGCCAACGAGAAACAGGAGGGAGATCTGCGGATTTCCGCCAACAACTTCTACCTGGACCTGGAGGACATGAAGGACTGGGACGACAGCGATCTCATTGCCCGTGCGGATGCCCAGGCCTGGAACGCCGCAACGGACGAACTGCTTCCCATTGAACGGGTGCAGACAGACCTGAAAAACGAACTGGGGGAATACTCCGTCACTTTCCATACCGTGGATGGCCTGTCCATCACCCGGAAGATCTGGGTCATTGACCAGAAAGTCGTGGAAAACAAAAAAGTCAATGAAGCGGTGTCCGCCTTCAACTTCTTCAAGACACCCGACGAGATCCAGGAATCGATCGCCCTGGATACGGACCTGAAGACGTGGGCCAACGCCCAGGCCTGGAAACTGGATGACGAAAACGAATCCGTCGGCCTGTCCGTGGAATACGACTTCGATCCGGAGAACATCCGGGAAGGCATTTATCCCGTGACGTTCTGGACCACCGGCCGGGAATTCAAGATCCACACCACGGACTTCGTCAAGGAAGGAAAGAAGGTCGGCCTGACCTTCGAACCGGAGGACATCCACGTCATGGAAAAAATGGGGTTCAGTGAATGA
- a CDS encoding transposase, translated as MAKKRKTFTDEFKQDAVQFLTNHPEMTVIECAETLGVGRSTLERWRADFNRSGLSAVTAHNNDKEEKDLLKENVRLQRELRDSQEALKILKKAISILGN; from the coding sequence ATGGCAAAGAAACGTAAAACATTTACAGATGAATTCAAGCAGGATGCGGTTCAATTTTTGACTAACCATCCAGAAATGACCGTTATAGAATGTGCTGAAACACTTGGTGTAGGCCGCAGCACCCTGGAAAGATGGAGGGCAGATTTCAACCGATCCGGTCTTTCAGCTGTGACAGCTCATAATAATGACAAGGAAGAAAAAGACCTTCTCAAAGAAAATGTCAGGCTTCAACGAGAACTCAGGGACTCACAGGAGGCTTTGAAGATTCTAAAAAAAGCCATAAGCATTCTGGGAAACTGA